A window from Psychrobium sp. MM17-31 encodes these proteins:
- a CDS encoding porin, with protein sequence MKNLKLKTALLPLVIAMPVFQASADDNVSKAQLEKQLEVISKRIAALESAEGKAEKKSDGKTQFNVYGTLRPTFGVTSGDSEDVWDVGDALSRVGFATSRELGNGMTAFAKGEFKVNIQLNGDFGEARKAYVGLKGDFGRVAIGKQATMQYNIIADPVDIFNRASTPLAYDDASPFRQQQLVSYSKSFGNLAFSMAGQFKKEDSLNEGSDLFNAGVKYSGDGFTLGAAYLTKDLAGIDENTFGVSMSKNVGDHYVALSYQDIDRGGNGQDRSSLDVVGAFKISDSYKLKLGYSNFADDLGAAETAEVTRINTTLEWHLDNDFYTFVEYQNNNFKEREDNNQVMVGMRYNFDYKF encoded by the coding sequence ATGAAAAACTTAAAACTAAAAACTGCATTACTTCCTTTAGTTATCGCAATGCCAGTATTTCAAGCATCTGCTGATGATAATGTGAGTAAAGCGCAATTAGAAAAACAACTTGAAGTTATTTCAAAGCGCATTGCAGCTTTAGAAAGTGCAGAAGGCAAAGCTGAGAAGAAATCTGACGGTAAAACTCAGTTCAATGTTTACGGCACACTACGCCCTACTTTCGGTGTAACTAGTGGCGATTCAGAAGATGTATGGGATGTTGGTGATGCACTATCACGCGTTGGCTTTGCCACTTCACGTGAGCTTGGTAATGGCATGACGGCATTTGCTAAAGGTGAATTCAAAGTTAATATCCAGCTTAACGGTGATTTCGGTGAGGCACGTAAAGCCTACGTTGGCCTAAAAGGCGACTTTGGCCGCGTTGCGATTGGTAAGCAAGCAACGATGCAATACAACATCATTGCCGATCCAGTAGATATCTTTAACCGTGCCAGCACGCCCCTTGCTTACGATGATGCTAGTCCATTCCGTCAACAGCAATTGGTGTCGTACAGCAAGAGTTTCGGAAACCTAGCATTTAGCATGGCAGGTCAGTTCAAAAAAGAAGACTCACTAAATGAAGGTAGTGATTTGTTTAACGCTGGTGTTAAATACTCTGGCGACGGCTTCACACTAGGTGCAGCTTATCTGACTAAAGATCTGGCAGGCATTGATGAAAATACTTTTGGTGTGTCAATGTCTAAAAACGTTGGCGATCATTACGTAGCGTTGTCATATCAAGATATCGACCGCGGTGGTAACGGCCAAGATCGTAGCTCATTAGACGTTGTTGGTGCGTTCAAAATTAGCGACAGCTATAAACTGAAATTGGGTTACTCGAACTTTGCAGATGACCTCGGCGCAGCAGAAACCGCAGAAGTGACTCGTATTAATACGACGTTAGAATGGCATTTGGACAACGATTTTTACACCTTCGTTGAATATCAAAATAATAACTTCAAAGAGCGTGAAGACAACAACCAAGTAATGGTTGGTATGCGTTACAACTTTGACTACAAATTCTAA
- a CDS encoding cell division protein ZapC domain-containing protein, producing the protein MHIKPNKDWKWNFCHKQNKLTLDMGGGMLFVSAFEKRHLVNDAFANDHMSIEQGEDFTTFFEKLDGQLPVPTDFIYQITLNCVTAKSFYKPLMPKSWFFEAASSVSSAIVGNVVKLQSTCEARHYVVVESNPNASTLLLIEKSHTLNDVKCLNQFELIKVMNDRLVPVKFETSQNVSAA; encoded by the coding sequence GTGCACATTAAGCCGAACAAAGACTGGAAATGGAATTTCTGTCACAAGCAAAATAAACTAACACTCGATATGGGTGGTGGTATGTTGTTTGTATCTGCGTTTGAAAAACGTCATTTAGTCAATGACGCCTTTGCTAATGATCACATGTCGATAGAGCAGGGTGAGGATTTCACCACATTTTTTGAAAAACTCGACGGCCAATTACCTGTGCCAACAGATTTTATCTATCAAATTACCCTTAACTGCGTCACCGCAAAGAGTTTCTATAAGCCATTGATGCCAAAAAGCTGGTTTTTTGAAGCCGCTTCGTCGGTTTCTAGTGCGATAGTGGGTAATGTTGTTAAGTTGCAATCAACGTGTGAAGCAAGACATTATGTCGTTGTTGAAAGCAATCCCAATGCCTCGACGTTATTACTAATAGAGAAATCACACACCCTCAATGACGTGAAATGTCTCAATCAATTCGAGCTTATCAAAGTGATGAATGATCGCTTGGTGCCAGTGAAGTTTGAAACTAGCCAAAACGTTAGTGCCGCTTAA
- a CDS encoding energy transducer TonB, with the protein MAPLALLVSSTSVIADDIDQSPDLLLEEIKRGKPIERISPKYPIEAARRGQEGWVVVSFVIDKEGGVRSPIIEQSSNPKVFDRATLKAINSWKFEPTTVNGQAIEQCRNSVRMDFTLSNGDEGARRKFVSVYKKITKALDSNDLEEARELIDKQRSRGAWNLYEDAWLSNVEARYYQMSGDIDGEMQALSRISSANKPLLGISEHLNSLARLFNLEVNRKEFIDAFYTAKEIQRLDKERLLYPRVRKITERIEQYIDGNENYLVQGKFSQEGVWRYQLARNSFGFTGDVSSIRKMDVRCENKFLSYKIAQDTKWTVPDSYGQCALYVYGEKDKTVKLVEMAKMSS; encoded by the coding sequence TTGGCGCCATTGGCGCTCCTCGTTTCTTCCACGTCTGTAATAGCAGACGATATTGATCAATCTCCTGATTTATTGCTTGAGGAAATCAAGCGGGGGAAACCTATTGAGCGTATTTCGCCTAAATATCCAATTGAAGCTGCAAGGCGAGGTCAAGAAGGCTGGGTTGTCGTGAGTTTTGTGATTGATAAAGAGGGCGGTGTTCGCTCGCCAATTATCGAGCAATCTTCAAATCCGAAAGTATTTGATCGAGCGACACTCAAGGCAATCAATAGTTGGAAGTTTGAGCCAACTACAGTTAATGGCCAAGCAATTGAGCAATGTAGAAACAGCGTCAGAATGGATTTTACACTTTCAAACGGTGATGAAGGTGCAAGACGAAAATTTGTGTCTGTTTATAAAAAGATTACCAAAGCACTAGACAGTAATGATCTAGAGGAAGCACGAGAACTCATTGATAAACAGCGAAGTCGTGGCGCATGGAATCTATACGAAGATGCCTGGCTTTCTAATGTCGAGGCACGCTATTATCAAATGAGCGGGGATATTGACGGTGAAATGCAAGCATTGTCTCGAATCTCTAGCGCCAATAAACCGCTACTTGGCATCAGCGAGCACTTAAATAGTCTGGCGCGTTTATTTAATTTAGAAGTGAACCGAAAAGAGTTTATTGACGCTTTTTATACTGCAAAGGAGATTCAGCGATTAGATAAAGAGCGATTACTTTATCCCCGTGTGCGTAAAATTACTGAACGTATTGAGCAATATATTGACGGCAACGAAAATTACTTAGTGCAAGGAAAGTTTAGTCAAGAAGGTGTATGGCGTTATCAATTAGCACGTAATTCATTTGGTTTTACTGGTGATGTATCCTCGATTAGGAAAATGGATGTGCGGTGTGAAAATAAATTCCTAAGCTATAAGATTGCACAAGATACAAAGTGGACAGTACCGGATAGCTATGGCCAGTGCGCGCTTTATGTTTATGGAGAAAAAGATAAAACAGTGAAGCTAGTTGAGATGGCTAAAATGTCTTCTTAA
- the gcvP gene encoding aminomethyl-transferring glycine dehydrogenase, with protein sequence MSVINSTLPLSAQLSTSEEFIARHNGPDVAEQQHMLSAINASSIKELIEQTLPSNIKLSSPMGLAAPQSEVEMLKTLKAMANKNIVNRSFIGQGYYDTHVPHVILRNVLENPGWYTAYTPYQPEISQGRLEALLNYQQMIVDFTGMELANASLLDEATAAAEAMSFCKRAGKNKSNSFFISDDVHPQTIDVLKTRAQYFAFELIIAPANELEQHDVFGALVQYPGTTGEVTDLSGLIESAHAKKTLVAVATDLLALTLLKSPGEMGADIVIGSSQRFGVPMGFGGPHAAFMATSEKHKRTIPGRVIGVSIDSKEKPALRMAMQTREQHIRREKATSNICTAQALLANMASFYAVYHGPQGLKNIGRRVHHYTAIFAHGLAARSFDFAHQHFFDTLTINTGDDTDTIYQGALAQGANLRKFADQLGVSFDETTTTTDIEMLWQIFTGENLNFSDVEASYSQCEYHHIPEQLRRTSEYLTHPTFNRYHSETQMLRYLKSLENKDFSLTHGMIPLGSCTMKLNATAQMIPVTWPEFGQMHPFAPKDQTIGYQELAASFSEMLVKVTGYDAFSLQPNSGAQGEYAGLIAISRYHESRGEGHRNVCLIPSSAHGTNPASASMVSLRIVIVKCDDDGNVDLEDLKDKIEQHRDQLSCIMITYPSTHGVYEDGITEICERVHEAGGQVYLDGANMNAQVGLTSPGFIGSDVSHLNLHKTFCIPHGGGGPGMGPIGVKSHLAPFLPGHGVHNTGGAVSATDLGSASILPISWAYIALMGDKGLTQATELAILNANYITEKLSQHYPVLYRGNNDRVAHECIIDLRDLKESSGISEEDVAKRLMDYGFHAPTMSFPVAGTLMIEPTESESLEELDKFINAMIAIRGEIAKVESGEWTLQDNPLVLAPHTMSDLSEPQWERSYSREIACFPNNAAKTTKFWPTTNRIDNVYGDRNLICSCPPIDVYQQD encoded by the coding sequence ATGTCAGTAATTAATTCAACACTCCCGTTGTCTGCACAACTTAGCACAAGTGAAGAGTTTATCGCTCGTCACAATGGTCCTGACGTTGCCGAACAACAACACATGCTTAGCGCTATCAATGCTTCTTCTATTAAAGAGCTTATTGAACAGACACTACCAAGCAATATTAAACTGTCTTCACCTATGGGTTTAGCAGCGCCTCAATCAGAAGTCGAGATGCTTAAAACCTTAAAAGCCATGGCAAACAAAAACATTGTCAATCGCAGCTTTATTGGTCAAGGCTATTACGATACCCACGTACCGCACGTAATCCTAAGAAATGTCCTAGAAAACCCTGGTTGGTACACAGCCTACACGCCGTATCAACCTGAAATCTCACAGGGCCGTCTTGAAGCGCTGCTAAATTATCAACAAATGATCGTTGATTTCACTGGCATGGAGTTGGCAAACGCTTCCCTACTTGACGAAGCAACCGCCGCAGCGGAAGCAATGAGCTTCTGTAAACGCGCTGGTAAGAATAAAAGTAATAGCTTCTTCATTAGTGACGATGTTCATCCGCAGACTATCGACGTATTAAAAACGCGTGCCCAATATTTTGCATTCGAATTGATCATCGCTCCTGCCAATGAACTAGAGCAACATGATGTGTTTGGTGCACTCGTCCAATACCCGGGTACAACCGGTGAAGTCACCGACCTTAGTGGGCTAATCGAAAGTGCCCACGCCAAGAAAACGCTAGTGGCTGTCGCAACAGATTTACTCGCACTCACCTTATTAAAATCGCCAGGTGAAATGGGCGCAGATATTGTCATTGGTAGCTCTCAACGCTTTGGCGTACCAATGGGGTTCGGCGGTCCTCACGCGGCATTTATGGCGACTAGCGAGAAGCATAAACGTACCATCCCAGGTCGTGTAATTGGTGTCTCTATCGACAGCAAAGAAAAGCCTGCTCTGCGTATGGCAATGCAAACACGTGAACAACATATTCGCCGTGAAAAAGCGACCTCAAATATCTGTACAGCACAAGCCTTATTAGCAAACATGGCTTCTTTCTATGCGGTTTATCACGGCCCACAAGGGCTAAAGAACATCGGGCGTCGTGTACATCATTACACAGCAATCTTTGCTCATGGTCTGGCAGCACGCAGTTTTGACTTTGCGCATCAGCACTTTTTCGACACGCTTACGATAAACACTGGTGATGATACAGACACCATCTATCAAGGCGCGCTAGCTCAAGGTGCAAACCTAAGAAAATTTGCAGATCAATTGGGGGTTAGTTTTGACGAAACTACCACAACTACAGATATCGAAATGTTGTGGCAGATCTTTACCGGTGAAAACCTCAACTTTAGCGATGTTGAAGCTAGCTATAGCCAATGTGAATACCACCACATCCCTGAGCAACTGCGCCGTACTAGTGAGTATTTAACACACCCAACATTTAATCGCTATCACAGCGAAACACAAATGCTGCGTTACCTAAAGTCATTAGAAAATAAAGACTTTTCATTGACTCACGGCATGATTCCATTGGGCTCATGTACTATGAAACTCAATGCAACTGCACAAATGATCCCAGTTACTTGGCCAGAGTTTGGACAAATGCATCCATTTGCACCAAAAGATCAAACAATTGGCTATCAAGAACTCGCAGCAAGCTTCTCAGAAATGTTAGTGAAAGTGACGGGCTATGATGCATTCTCCTTACAACCAAACTCTGGGGCGCAAGGTGAATATGCTGGACTAATCGCGATTTCTAGATATCACGAGTCACGCGGTGAAGGTCATCGCAATGTTTGTCTTATCCCAAGCTCTGCCCATGGTACCAACCCAGCCAGTGCTTCGATGGTGTCGCTGCGTATTGTGATTGTTAAATGTGATGATGACGGCAATGTTGATTTAGAAGATCTCAAAGACAAGATTGAACAACACCGAGACCAACTGTCTTGTATTATGATCACCTACCCTTCAACACATGGTGTTTACGAAGACGGTATTACCGAGATCTGTGAACGCGTGCATGAAGCTGGCGGCCAAGTCTATTTAGACGGCGCCAACATGAATGCGCAAGTGGGTTTAACGTCACCAGGCTTTATCGGCTCTGATGTATCCCATTTAAATCTACACAAGACTTTCTGTATTCCACACGGTGGTGGCGGCCCAGGTATGGGACCAATCGGTGTTAAATCTCATCTAGCGCCATTCCTACCAGGTCATGGTGTGCACAACACCGGCGGCGCAGTATCAGCAACTGACCTTGGTAGCGCTTCGATTTTACCTATCTCTTGGGCATATATCGCGTTAATGGGAGATAAAGGACTTACTCAAGCGACTGAATTAGCAATCTTAAATGCTAACTACATTACAGAAAAACTCAGTCAGCACTACCCTGTCCTTTATCGCGGTAACAACGACCGTGTTGCCCACGAATGTATTATCGATTTACGCGATTTAAAAGAAAGCAGTGGTATTAGTGAAGAAGACGTGGCCAAGCGACTAATGGATTACGGCTTCCACGCACCAACCATGTCTTTCCCTGTCGCAGGCACTTTAATGATAGAGCCTACCGAAAGTGAATCACTGGAAGAACTGGACAAATTCATCAATGCAATGATCGCCATCCGCGGCGAAATTGCCAAGGTGGAGTCTGGAGAATGGACCCTACAAGACAATCCTCTGGTACTAGCACCACACACCATGAGCGATTTATCTGAACCACAATGGGAACGTAGTTATAGTCGAGAAATCGCCTGTTTCCCTAACAACGCGGCCAAAACCACTAAGTTCTGGCCAACAACCAATCGAATTGACAACGTTTACGGCGATCGCAACCTCATTTGTAGCTGTCCGCCTATCGACGTTTATCAACAAGATTAA